aatatattatttgcataATTATACATAATGAAGTAAATCCTCTAAAAAAATTTAtaccaataattattgtagttctaattatgcaaataatataatacgtcAAAATGCAACAAGCGCCCCATTTAAGTGCCTAATTAAACTGGACACCTTGTGAGGCACATTTATGAAGGAATGCGCATGCGTAAATTACAAAGACCTACTATGTGATAAACCCTATGATAAACTGTTTGtgcttcttttttatttgtatttatttggtTATGAAAAAAGGTGctcttatacataaaaatcaCCGTGACTTTGACACTTCGATTACAATGTCTTTAAAGTTCCGTAGAATTCCTTTAATAAAGGTGATACGCGGtaattacaaaacaaattaatttcacttatttacaataacactaaaaataaaatgaaaagtacgacaaaataacaaaacattacgtgctcttttttatggaagacaaggacaaacgagcattacgagtcacctaatgttaagtgatcaccactgcccacattctcttgcaataccagaggaattgcaggagcgttgccggcatcttaaaaaggtgtacgcacttCTTATTATCTTTACGATCTCAATAAAAAGtgtattctattcttcctactatggcttctgtggaagacacTCAGAGTACAGGTTCAATTGACAACACTGACATATGACACATAGCATTGACAGTGACTTCCGAAAGCTGTCACTTTGGTGTGTTGTTACCTTAGAATATTAACGATAGCTACTTTGGGAAACTGTAATCGCTGCACAGCATCACTGTGATATTCCAGAACGACGacggtgatttttttttctccgTGACAGTATTTATCACTCTCACCTCTAATAAAGATTCTCtgaacttttaaatatatttttaatataaagttctcttatagtaaaattacataaatatttagatCGGGCCTCGGACTCttggtaaaattattaaaaaaatcgatCTAAGCCAAACGCTTTTTTACTTTAACTCTGATAAGATACTTCATATGAAACAATtcggctttactaggggacgctcaaCTAGGGATGTAGGTATTGAGCTACTCAAGAATATCTTTGAAggctgggaggaatcacagaatgcatcaaatcaatcaatcaaatcaattggtatcttctgtgatttatatTGTGCTTCCGATTAGGTACAGTATTCAACGCTGGTCACAAAGCTATGTTTCTTGAGTGACTTCACTGTAGTATAGAAGGATCTACActtgatcttttgatctcattaTGGGAATATCACAGGggtctattttttattatctaccttaccttgtagaaaaaaaaacactaggTAGTATAATTGTCTGCGGATGATACTTCACTcaaattcaaagtgaaaagaagccaagatttaaatgttaacaatgctctgacatcgtgtactgtcGCCGGCCAAGTGGCAAATATAGTGTCGACTATTAAATCATTAAGTCAAGAGGAATATTTGTTCGCGCCGGAAAGAAGTATAAAATATGGTTACTTACTTAGGTACTCTTTTCATATATAGagttttaaattatacaatagtgtaagtgaaataaaatttatttatttgcatagattatgattactacatagTTTGCACTTATATCGTAGTTGCCAAGCAAAATAACTAATACAttgtcaaaatttaaatatttaagtgtCTAATACTAAATTGTACCcgaaataacataataatcaaATGACTTCTGTAAGCTAGCCTCAAAAGAGTGACGATTGTAGTAGCTGCATCAATTCTCATATTCTATATTACAGTACACTCATactatacattttaatataagtaaaggATTTTTTCATCACCTCaggacataaaattaaaatagctatacaaaattaatttattccaaaatttttgGACGATTTGAGATTCAAAAccgcgctcttccaactgagccaactatCTGTGGCATGTACCATAGTTTTAAAATCTACATCTGACCCCCTTAGTCCCACACTGTATATAactttaatgaaatataataaattttggaaTGCTTTATTTGAAAATTCGATGTGTGCGTGTGTCTGTTCTAATTATCACTTCATTTAAAATGtgatcatattattttgtttgaagaTAGAAGCTGAAGAGCATGACATCCTTCTctcatataatacaaataattctgtaCCGTAACTCTGGATTGTTTGAGGTATAACATCTAGGCGGATATTTTTCCGCAAGCACTAACTTCCATCGTTTTGATTTAGCAACAGATATTCAGAATATAACATTGGATAAAAAGAACTAAATATATATTGCATGCACCTAAACTCAAGACACCTTCTACTTGAAAAGACATTTTGTGTAATTCATCGTTTTATAAACCCCTGTAGATATTCGTTGTAAATTCTATAGGAAAAAAACTTTATCTTAGTAATAAGTTTGGACTTGCATCCTGTGCCACAAAAAAAAACGATGGACGTAATACAATTCAATCTTcatgtcaaaaaaagaaaaatgccGCTGCAAAAGAGAAACGTAATGCTAAAGGTATTTCGATAAAAATTGCtacagtaatattattatttatctttcggaataattttgagcgtttaatattattataattaattatcacatACAAAAGTAATGGAAACGGTActagatatttaatattagttgTGTTGTAGGTTGGTTTTCTGCGTTGACACTGGAATTCGCGTATTTCCTTTAGTCAATAAGgacttataataaaatgtttgaaatgGTGAGTCAAGTGAGCATAATAAAACttaactatttaattaataaagctATGAGAAAAGTttcgttatatttatattttcgttTTAGAATGCGGCAGAGCCAATGCAAGTGGATGTTCCACTTGAAGACAACGAAAACAATGAGACAGAGTGTTATGTCGTGGAAAACCCAACACTGGACTTAGAAACTTATGCTGCGTCATACACAGGCTTTGCCAAATTGTACAGATTAATGTTTGTAGCAGACCATTGTCCATCACTAAGATTAGAAGCCCTAAAAATGGCTATAGCATATGTTATGACTACATTTAATGTAAGTCTTTATCAAACACTCCATAAGAAGCTTGCAGAGGCCATAGCCACTTCGGGGCTACCTGATGTAGCTGCTCAAATGGGTTCTCAAGATATTCCTGTCCTTGACACTATGTGGGTAGAACTAAAAACGAAAAAGGCTGCCATAAAATTGGAAAAATTAGATACAgacttaaaaaattacaaaaccaATTCCATAAAAGAAAGCATTAGAAGAGGGCATGATGACTTAGGTGATCATTATCTGGATTGTGGAGATCTAACAAGTGCCCTTAAGTGTTACTCAAGAGCCAGGGATTACTGCACCAGTGGTAAACACATAATAATGATGTGCCTCAATGTTGTTAAGGTTTCTGTATATTTGCAAAACTGGGCACATGTCCTCAACTATGTTTCTAAAGCGGAAAATACACCAGACTTCATATCCGAAATTCCTGGCAAAGACTCAAACCAAGCAATACTTACTCATTTAAAATGTGCTGCTGGATTAGCTGAGCTGGCAACAAAGAAGTATAAATCTGCAGCAAAGCATTTTCTTTCGGCTAGTATTGATCATTGTGAATATCCTGAACTATTAAGCAGCAATAATGTGGCTGTCTATGGTGGCCTTTGTGCTCTGGCTACTTTTGACCGTTCAGAGTTACAAAAGCAAGTAATAGTTAGcagttcttttaaattatttttagaactAGAGCCACAGTTACGTGATATCATTTTTAAGTTCTATGAATCAAAATACGCTTCCTGCTTAAGATTATTAGATGAGATAAGAGATAATTTGCTCCTAGATATGTATTTAGCACCACATTTAAATTCTTTGTACATGCAAATTAGAAACAGAGCATTAATCCAATACTTCAGCCCATACTTATCAGCTGATATGCGTTTAATGGCTGCTGCTTTTAACAGAACTGTGAATGCTTTAGAAGATGAACTTATGCAGTTAATTCTTGATGGGCAAATACAAGCTCGTATTGattcacataataaaatattgtatgctaaAGATGTAGACCAGAGAAGCACAACATTTGAAAAAAGCTTAGCAATGGGAAAAGAATACCAGCGGCGGACATCAATGCTAATTTTGAGAGCTGCtgttattaaaaatcaaatccATGTTAAAGTAAGTTGCATAACACTATATTAATGAagattacatatatattatattaatatgcatCAGTATTGCGCCAATGGAACAATCCATGGTAAAATTTTGACTGTAATTCCAATATAGTATTTTTGGGATAGGGGCGGACAAACAagtgtatgggtcacctggtgttaagtgatcaacaccacccacattctcgtGGAACACCAGTTGTTGCTGGAGTTGTATgagcttttttttgaagttactcATGTCATATCATCGCGGAAACACTATTTATGACGACAAGCTTCTTCGTAGCCAATTTGGCTGTGCCATCCAGATGACCACAGGATTGGATATGACTCGacattttgagacccagtatttcaATACGAGGCGAGGCTTTAACGGAAGTGGTGTCGAAGAGCAGTGtatgacaaatggggttttttgtGATAAactcgcaaacttgagtcttcaggGATTTAATGTTGCGCCTAGTGTGGAAGCTGGAGGTCTACTTACATAAACTCTTGTGTAGCCCACATACTGGCAGTTTTGAGAGAAGCACCTTGTGCCATATATGATtaaaggcctttgctatattcagtctaactgccaggccttctcccacccatctatgtgttatcAGAAGATCGCCTGTCGAACGACCATGGCAAAAGACATACTGTTTGTTGTTTATCAGCTCTAGGTATACAAACAAAGAGGtttattatgctctccatgattttggatagcagggaggtaatagctatgAGCCTGTTGTTTGCCagatccaaactgtctccttaTTTTTGGATCGAATGGACAGGGGCTGACTTCCATAAGAAAGGGACGCgatagcaccggcgtcaactcagaagcacacgttctaagcacaatGTGAGAGATTCCATCTGGCCCACTCGACTTCCAACGAAAACGGTGCttgccgaacagttttctgtctcaTCTGTACTTCAGGAATAGAGCTCTGACAGCTCGGCGGTGTGTTTCCGTTGTCGGTCGAGTTGGAAAACACGTAAAAATTGTGCACAGAAGAAcactttctcttttgccgtatagCCCAGCGTGTCATTCATTATGTACAGCGGCGATTTCAGATAAAAAATCTAGAGGCAcagttatatttcctctttacaACTTTGCAGTTCGCATCCCAGGTTTGATGCGCCTGTTAGATAGTTATTGTAGAATAagcttataattttaatttagaaaaatatattaattttcttCCTTTACTGATACAACCTGAATAGCTCTTTTATAggatgctagtgtgtgtgtttaCATAATTACTTACCAATTTTCCCATCTTTTTCAATTAGCACCCCTACTCCTAGACTGGAATTATCACTTTCAATTATAGTGAGAGTAATGCAGAAGCAGTCAACTTTGGAATCTTTCTCACTGAAAATGTATATCTTTAGCAGTTGCTGAGAATTTTTACAGTATTCTTCTTTTCTAGGTCTAGCTTAGTACCAGTATGAAACATTcaagataaatatatttagagaTTGAAGGACTAAAGAGCAAACAAATAACCTGATGGTTAGTGATTTCACAGCAATAATTTGCTATACTTCTTGCAAAACACAAACACTCACCTTAACTCT
This genomic interval from Leptidea sinapis chromosome 20, ilLepSina1.1, whole genome shotgun sequence contains the following:
- the LOC126970157 gene encoding COP9 signalosome complex subunit 1, whose translation is MFEMNAAEPMQVDVPLEDNENNETECYVVENPTLDLETYAASYTGFAKLYRLMFVADHCPSLRLEALKMAIAYVMTTFNVSLYQTLHKKLAEAIATSGLPDVAAQMGSQDIPVLDTMWVELKTKKAAIKLEKLDTDLKNYKTNSIKESIRRGHDDLGDHYLDCGDLTSALKCYSRARDYCTSGKHIIMMCLNVVKVSVYLQNWAHVLNYVSKAENTPDFISEIPGKDSNQAILTHLKCAAGLAELATKKYKSAAKHFLSASIDHCEYPELLSSNNVAVYGGLCALATFDRSELQKQVIVSSSFKLFLELEPQLRDIIFKFYESKYASCLRLLDEIRDNLLLDMYLAPHLNSLYMQIRNRALIQYFSPYLSADMRLMAAAFNRTVNALEDELMQLILDGQIQARIDSHNKILYAKDVDQRSTTFEKSLAMGKEYQRRTSMLILRAAVIKNQIHVKNVGRDPGPQGGEAPGSSTSVTPRTYDVVPCDDIPFTI